The DNA segment GATGGTTGGGCTTGAGGAGGTCCGCGCCGGCGTCGGCCGCCGCCAGCAGCGCGTCGCCGGAGGTATCGATAATGCTGGGGATGCCCTGCTCCCGGGCGCGCCGCACGAGGGATGGGTAGAAGTCCGCTGGCGCACCCTCGGGCAGGCTGCCGGAACCCACCAGTGCACCGGCACCGTCGAGCTGGGCTTCGAGCGCAGCACGGAGCGCACCCCACTCGGTGTCCGAGAGGGGGCGTCCGGCCTCGTTAAAGATGCTGGTCTGCCCGGCCTCGCGGTCGACGAATGCCATGCTCCGACGGGTGGCGGCCGCCGTCGTGGTCAATGCATGGGGGACCCCGCTGGCAACGAGTTCGTCCCGGAACTCGGAACCGGACAGGCCACCAACCGGTGCCACTGCGACCGTCCGATACCCCGCCTGGTTCAGCACCCGCGCGACGTTGAGCCCCTTTCCGCCAGCGCGCAGCAGGGGCTCACCCACCCGGTGGGATGAGCCGGGAACCAGCCGCGGCACGGCATAGGTCAGGTCGACCGCCGGGTTTGCCGTCACGGTCACAATTGTCCCGCGGGGGCGCAGCACCCCTGTCATGGCGCGTCCAGGAGGCTGCGGGCGCGCAGCGCCGCGCCGATTAGGCCGGCGTCCTGGCCCATCCGTGCCGCCAGGAGGACCGGACGACGATGGAAGGAAAGGTTCCCCTCAAGCTCCCGGCGCAGTGGGCCGAATAGCGCCTCACCGGCCTGGGCCAGTCCGCCGCCGATCACCACTGCCTCGGTGCCGAGAATCGCGACGAGCTGGCTGATGCTGAAGGCCAGCGCGGCGACGGCGTCGTCAATCACCTGTTGGGCGGCCGGGTCCCCCGCGGCCGCGGCCTCGAACACGTCCTGCGCACCGGTGACCGACTGGTTGCTCTGATCGGCATAGCGGCGGGCGATCGCTCCCGCCGAGCCCAGGGTTTCCAGGCACCCGTGCACACCGCAGGTGCACGCCAGCCCACCGGGCACCCGGGCATGCCCCAGCTCTCCGGCATATCCGCCGGCCTGCACGCGCACGCCACCGCAGAACACCGCGCCGGCGATCCCCGTCCCAATGATCACGACGACGACGTCGGCGAACCCGCGGGCCGCACCGAAGCGCATCTCGGCGTCGCCGGCGGCGCCGACGTCGTGCGCGTAGGTGACGGGGAGGCCCGTGGCCTCCTGAAGTCGCTGGGCAAACGGGAAGTCACGCCAGCCGAGGTTCGCCGAGTAGATCCCGACGCCATTGACTTCGTCGACCAGCCCGGGGGCGATCAGGCCGATGGCGCCGATGCGGTGGGCCGGCCAGGCGGCGCGGTAGTCGGCGAGTAGCTCGGCCGCGCGCTCCACGATGCTTTCCCCGGGGATGCAGGAGGGAGCGGGGGTGGGGGTACGCCGGATGTCGAGGAGAGTCCCGTCCGGGTCGGCGAGGGCCGACTTCAGGTCGGTGCCGCCCACGTCGATGGCCAGCACCAGGTCCGTCGCGGGCGCTGGCGCCGGGTCCGCCGTCGTCGCCGGGTGGTCGGTCATCGGTACTAGGAGTCCAGGATCACTGAGCGGGTCAGGTTACGGGGCAGGTCCGGGTCCAGCCCACGGGCGCGGGCCCGGGCGAGGGTGATCTTGTGGATCAGGGCCAGGTCGGCGAGCGGGTGGCGCCCGGTGTTGATGTAGTCCGCGCCGGTGGGTGCGACGTCCTCGGCCAGCCCAACGACGTCGTCTCCGAACAACCACACCACCCGGCCGGGGGCGGCGATCGAGATGGGCCCGTGGCGGTACTCCTTTGCGGGGTAGGACTCGGTCCAGCCCTGCACGCCCTCACGCATCTTCAGCCCGGCCTCGTGGGCAAGCCCCACGGTCCAGCCGGTCCCCAGGAAGGTGAATTGCTCGGCGTCGAGCATCTCGGGGCTGATGTCCAGCTCAAGTGCTGCGGTCGCATCGGTGACCGCTTCGCCCAGGTCGATTCCCAGTGACGCCAGAAGGTAAGCGAGTGCGGCGGTGGCAAAGCGGGTCTGGACCACCGACTCCTCATCCGCGTAGGGCAGGGCGACGACGGCGTCGGCGAGCCCGATGGCCGGGGAGCTGGTATCGCCGATGACGGCGATGATCCGGAGGGTCCCCTTGAGCTCCGTCATGAGTTCGAGCACCTCGGTGGTGGTGCCGGATCGGGAGATGGCGACGACGGCGTCGTAGCCGCGGCCAGCCACCACTGCCGCCTCGGAGGCTGCAAACGCATCGGTCAGACCTTTGCCTGCACCTTCCCTGGCGGCGGCATAGCTTTGTGCCATGAACCAGGACGTGCCGCAGCCGATCACAGCGACCCTTTCGCCGTCGGCGGGAAGAAGGTGCTCAGCGGCTGCCTGCTCAATGGCTTGACGCCAGACGGCGGGCTGGGAGTGGAGCTCGCGATCCATGTGCGTCCCTGCGGATTCGGGAACCTGGGGGGCGGAGTGGGGCATCGGGAGCTCCTGTGCGGTTTACAGCGGCATGATCCGCAGTTGATTGGGTATGACGTTTCAAAGGGTAAAGCAATCAGTATCAATCTAACCACTGTAAGGCGGCTTTTGGCAGTACTGACGCCATAACGCTCGGATATCGATCCGCGCGCCCGCTTGACGTGAGACGTGGATCACGCAAGTATCGTTCCACAACGGATGAACAGTAATGCTCATTCTGAAGGCAATACCGTCAACTTGTTGCAAGTATTCCGGACAGCCATAGCTGCTGAGCCACCTTTGGGAAAACGAGGAAACCATGAAGAAATCAATTCGTACCGGGATGGTCGCCAGTGTGGCGGTCGCCGGACTTATGCTCAGCTCCTGCGGCTTCGGTGGCGGAGACAGCGGTGGTGATGCGGAGGGCAGCACCTCCCTGGACCTACTGGTACCCAGCTATTCCGATAACAGCAGGGCTCTATGGGAAGGCGTCATCGAGGAGTTCGAGGCCGCCAACGAGGACATCTCAGTCAACCTTCAGGTCGAATCGTGGGAGAACCTTGAGTCGGTCCTGAACACTCAGATCCAGGCCGGCGAGGCACCGGACATCTACAACGGTGGCGCTTTTGCAGCCTTCGCCGAGGAAGGGCTGCTCTACCCGGCCGAGGAAATCGCCTCACCCGAAACTCTCGAAGATTTCCAGGAGTCCTTTGCGGTCAACGAGGAGTTTGACGGGACCCAGTACGCTCTGCCGTTGCTGGCGTCCGCACGGGCCCTGTTCTACAACGAGGACCTGTTCGAAGAAGCCGGCGTTGACGGTGCACCCACCACCTGGGATGAACTCTACGATGCCGCTGACGCTATCACCGAGACCGGAACCCCCGGTTACGGCATGCCACTCGGCTCCGAGGAAGCCCAGGGTGAAGCGCTGATCTGGATGGCTGGCAACGGCGGCGGATTCGGCGATGAAAGCGAGATCACCGTTGATACGCCTGAAAACCTCGAGGCAGTCGAGTTCATGAAACGCATGATTGACGACGGACTGACCCAGTCCGATCCGGGAGCCACCCAGCGCACCCCGATGATCAACGTGTTCATTCAGGGCCAGATTGGAATGGTTTACGGTCTGCCACAGACCGTCGGACAAATCGAAGCCGAGAACCCTGACCTGAACTACGGTTTGGCGAACATCCCCACCGCGTCGGGCGAACCGGCCACACTGGGTGTCGCAGACCGGCTGATGTCGTTCGAGAACGACGGCGATAAGGCCGAGGCCGTGACCGCGTTCATGGACTTCTTCTTCGCCGAGGACAACTACGTCGAATGGGTCAGCGCCGAAGGGTTCCTGCCGACCACCATTTCCGGTGCCGAGCAGATGTCCGGCGATGAAACCCTGGCGCCGTTCCTGGACATGCTGCCAAGTGCAGTGTTCTACCCGACCTCCAACCCGGCCTGGAACGCCACCGATGGCGCATTCAAGAGCCTGTTCGGCCAGTTGGGCCAGGGGATGGAACCAGCGGAAGTACTCGAGCAGATTCAAGCGGAAGCTGACGCAGCAGCCGAGTAGCCAGCAGCCGGCGCCGGTGCGGTCCATCAGGGCCCGCACCGGCGCCTGCCCATAACCATTGGCGGTAGAGATATGAGCTATTTACGATGAGCGCACAGCCCGTGCTGGCCGGCCCGGCCGCGTCCCCCGGACGCAAACGCCGCCGCCAGAACTCCGACGGTCTTCCTGCCGCCCTCCCCTGGATTGGGCCGGTACTGCTTCTGATCTTCGCGATCGTGATCTTCCCGGCCGGGTTCATGATCTACAACTCCACCCGGGAAATCAGCCGGAGCGGGATCGACCAGGGGTCCGCGGGGTTCGCCAACTTCGCTGATGTGTTCTCTGATCCCAATCTGCCGCGCGTGCTGCTGAACACAGTGGTCTGGGTGGTGGTGGTGGTATCGCTGACAGTGCTCCTCTCACTGATCCTGGCCCAGTTTCTGAACAAACCCTTCCCCGGCCGCACCCTCGTCCGGATGGCAGTGGTTGTTCCCTGGGCGGCCAGCGTGGTGATGACCACCACCGTTTTCTATTACGGCCTCGACAGCAACTACGGGATCATGAACGCCTTCCTGGTGGACATCGGGATCCTCGACTCGCCGTATGGGTTCACCAAGAACGTCCTTCCGGCCCTCGGAGTGGCGATCATTGTGGCAGTGTTCGTATCGATCCCGTTTACTGCCTATACGTTGCTCGCTGGCTTGCAGTCAGTTCCGGAGGACGCCCTCGAGGCAGCCAAGATGGACGGGGCCGGGCCTATCCGCACCTACTTCAGCATTGTGCTGCCCCAGCTTCGGGGGGCTCTTGCCGTGGCCGTCTTGATCAACATCATCAACGTATTCAACAACCTCCCGATCCTCAGGATTATCACTGGATCGATCCCTGGGTATCAGGCGGATACCCTCATGACCTACATCTTCAAGGTGCTGCAGTTTGATCGACGGGTGGACATTGCCAGTGCCCTCAGCGTGGTCAACTTCGCCATCGTCATCGTGATCGTTGCGGCGTACGTGAAAATCGTCAAGCCGATGAAGGAGGTCTAGGCATGTCGACGACCACGCTCAACGAATCGGAACGCTCAGCACTGCCCCCAGTGAAAGCACGGCAGAAACGGTACGGCGCCGATCAGGTCTCCGGCCGCAAAATGGGTCTCCGGATGGTGATCGGCGCCATCGTCGCGCTCGTGTTCCTGCTGCCCTACGGCATCATGCTGGTGGGCTCCCTGAAGACCCGGTCAGAAATCCTTTCTGTGCCACCCGCCTACTTCCCCACCGAGGGCCTGCAATGGAGCAACTATGCAACCATGTGGGGCACCCCCGAAACGCCGTTGCCCTACAACCTGATCTCCACGATCATCATTGCGGTGTTTGCGACCCTCCTCGTCCTTCTGGTGGCAACCCCCGCGGCGTACTACACGGCCAGGTTCCGCTTCCCGGGAAAGACTGTGTTCTTGTTCCTGGTCATCGTCACCCAGATGCTGCAGCCAGCGGTGCTGACCGCCGGCCTGTTTCGTGAAATGTTGCTCTTGGGGATCAACGACACCTGGCTGGCCATGATCCTGATCAACGCGGCCTTCAACCTCTCCTTCGCCCTCTGGATCATGCACAGCTTCTTCGCGGCGATCCCGAAGGAAATCGATGAGGCGGCGCAGCTGGACGGCGCAGGAAAGCTCACGGTGATGTTCCGCGTGAACCTGCCGCTGGTCTGGCCGGGCATCGTCACCGCCGTCATCTTCACCTTTGTATCGTCCTGGAACGAGTTCGCGGCTTCCCTGGTGATCATGTCGACCGCGGAGAATCAGCCGCTATCGGTGGCACTGACCAAGTTCATCGGTCAGTATGCCACCTCGTGGCAGTACGTGTTTGGTATTTCAATTGTTGCTATCATTCCGGTGATCATCCTGTTCGCGCTGATCGAGAAGCGCCTGATCGGTGGCCTCACCGCAGGAGCAGTGAAGTAGCCCCTGCGGTGAAGCCCAGCGGTCGCGCTCAGGAGTAGTTCGGCAGTTCCTGGAGAGTCCACTCGTTGCCGTCGGGGTCGGCGAAGTAGACGAACCGGCCCCACTCCATTTCCTCGACACCGCGCGCAGATACGCCGTTGTCCGCGAGGTGTCTGAGGGCGTCGTCGGCGTTGGGGACCACGATCATGACCCCCTTTTGTGTCCCCGGAGCCATCTCGGTCAGGCCGGTCCCCATCACCAACGAGCAGGCGGATCCCGGTGGGGTGAGCTGGACGAATCTGACGTTCTCGTCGACCTGATGGTCCTGGTCGGCAATGAAGCCCACCTGGTCAACGTAAAAGGCTTTGGCCCGGTCAACATCAGTGACGGGGATCGGAACAACCTCAATCTTCCAGTCCATTTCGCAGTCCTCTCCTGGTCCTAGGGTCCACCCGGTGGCGGAAACTGCTCCACAGCCTAGGGCCTATTGAGGTCAGCTTTCGTCCGCAGTCGCGTGACTGGCAACTGCTGAGAAGGTTTGAATCCGCTGACTCCGCTCAGACGATCCGGGCGCCCCGTTTCCAGACGGCGTGGGTCAGGGGCACTCCCGGGCGGTAGGCCAGATGGGTGACCGATGGGGCGCTGAGCAGTTGCAGGTCGGCCCGATGCCCGACGGCGAGGGATCCGACCGCGCGGGCGCCGTCGTCGTCGGCCCCGGTTTCCCGGTGGAGAGCCAGCGCGCCCCCGAAAGTGGCGGCGCGGACGGCCTCGTGGACGCTGAGCCCCATCTGCAGGACGGCGGTGGTCACGCAGTAGGCCATCGATGTGGTGTAGGAGGTGCCGGGATTGCAGTTGGAGGCCAACGCGATCTGGACGCCGGCATCCAGCAACGCGCGCCCGGGCGCCAGGGGCTGGCGGGTGGACAGGTCGCAGGCGGGTAGGCAGCCGGCCACCGTCCCCCGGGGTCCGGAGCCGTCGTCGTACCCGGACCAGGTACCGGCAAGCGCGGCGATGTCGGCCTCGTTGAGGTAGTTCACGTGGTCCACGCTGGCGGCGCCGAACTCGACGGCGAGCTGCACACCCTCGCCGTGGCCCAACTGGTTCCCGTGGACCCGAAGGCCCAGCCCCGCCTCCCGGCAGGCGGCGAGGATCTCGCGGGACTGTCCGGCGGTGAAGGCACCACGCTCGCAGAACACGTCGGCCCAGCTGACGTAGGGGCGGACGGCGTCGAGCATCGGACCGCAGACCAGGCGCACATAGTCATCCGGGTCGATCCCGGTGGGGACGAGGTGGGCGCCGAGGTAGGTCACCTCATCGACGACGCCCGCGGCGATGCGGGCGCTGCGGGCCTCATGCTCGACGTCGAGCCCGTACCCGGTCTTGGTTTCCAGGTAGGTGGTGCCGCCCGCGTTGGCTTCGGCGACCCGGCCGAGGACCAGCCGGGTGAGGTCATCATCCGATGCGGCCCGGGTGGCGTCGGTGGTGACGGCGATGCCGCCGGCGGCGTAGTCTTCGCCCGCCATCCGTGCCTCGAATTCGGCGGTGCGGTCCCCTGCGAAGACCAGATGGGTGTGACTGTCCACCCAGCCCGGGAGCCCTGCACGCCCCTGCGCGTCGATCCTGTCATCGGCGGCTGGCGCATCGGCCGCCGCGCCAATCCAGCTGATTCGTTCCCCTTCGAACACCACTGCGGCGTCCCTGAGGACCGTGAGCTCACGGTCCTGGGTGGAGAGTTCACCGATGTTGGTGATCACGATGCTCATGCGTGTCCTTCCAGGGCGGCGGCCAGCAGGGCGCCCGGGTCGCCGAGCGCGTGATGGTGTC comes from the Arthrobacter sp. CAN_C5 genome and includes:
- a CDS encoding hexose kinase, which produces MTANPAVDLTYAVPRLVPGSSHRVGEPLLRAGGKGLNVARVLNQAGYRTVAVAPVGGLSGSEFRDELVASGVPHALTTTAAATRRSMAFVDREAGQTSIFNEAGRPLSDTEWGALRAALEAQLDGAGALVGSGSLPEGAPADFYPSLVRRAREQGIPSIIDTSGDALLAAADAGADLLKPNHHELLAATGATTLDDGARQLLSRGAGAVVVSCGEDGMALHRTRRPTLWASLPRVDGNPTGAGDAAVAALAVVLASSATSAAGVAATDIDADTDTDAASDQGDETLLRLATAWSAAAVLMPAAGELHASFPELVAAVTITPALTTPAPNTPALTTPEPNTPDRPTSPHAQQEPRP
- a CDS encoding ROK family protein, with translation MTDHPATTADPAPAPATDLVLAIDVGGTDLKSALADPDGTLLDIRRTPTPAPSCIPGESIVERAAELLADYRAAWPAHRIGAIGLIAPGLVDEVNGVGIYSANLGWRDFPFAQRLQEATGLPVTYAHDVGAAGDAEMRFGAARGFADVVVVIIGTGIAGAVFCGGVRVQAGGYAGELGHARVPGGLACTCGVHGCLETLGSAGAIARRYADQSNQSVTGAQDVFEAAAAGDPAAQQVIDDAVAALAFSISQLVAILGTEAVVIGGGLAQAGEALFGPLRRELEGNLSFHRRPVLLAARMGQDAGLIGAALRARSLLDAP
- a CDS encoding SIS domain-containing protein, translating into MPHSAPQVPESAGTHMDRELHSQPAVWRQAIEQAAAEHLLPADGERVAVIGCGTSWFMAQSYAAAREGAGKGLTDAFAASEAAVVAGRGYDAVVAISRSGTTTEVLELMTELKGTLRIIAVIGDTSSPAIGLADAVVALPYADEESVVQTRFATAALAYLLASLGIDLGEAVTDATAALELDISPEMLDAEQFTFLGTGWTVGLAHEAGLKMREGVQGWTESYPAKEYRHGPISIAAPGRVVWLFGDDVVGLAEDVAPTGADYINTGRHPLADLALIHKITLARARARGLDPDLPRNLTRSVILDS
- a CDS encoding extracellular solute-binding protein; this encodes MKKSIRTGMVASVAVAGLMLSSCGFGGGDSGGDAEGSTSLDLLVPSYSDNSRALWEGVIEEFEAANEDISVNLQVESWENLESVLNTQIQAGEAPDIYNGGAFAAFAEEGLLYPAEEIASPETLEDFQESFAVNEEFDGTQYALPLLASARALFYNEDLFEEAGVDGAPTTWDELYDAADAITETGTPGYGMPLGSEEAQGEALIWMAGNGGGFGDESEITVDTPENLEAVEFMKRMIDDGLTQSDPGATQRTPMINVFIQGQIGMVYGLPQTVGQIEAENPDLNYGLANIPTASGEPATLGVADRLMSFENDGDKAEAVTAFMDFFFAEDNYVEWVSAEGFLPTTISGAEQMSGDETLAPFLDMLPSAVFYPTSNPAWNATDGAFKSLFGQLGQGMEPAEVLEQIQAEADAAAE
- a CDS encoding carbohydrate ABC transporter permease, coding for MSAQPVLAGPAASPGRKRRRQNSDGLPAALPWIGPVLLLIFAIVIFPAGFMIYNSTREISRSGIDQGSAGFANFADVFSDPNLPRVLLNTVVWVVVVVSLTVLLSLILAQFLNKPFPGRTLVRMAVVVPWAASVVMTTTVFYYGLDSNYGIMNAFLVDIGILDSPYGFTKNVLPALGVAIIVAVFVSIPFTAYTLLAGLQSVPEDALEAAKMDGAGPIRTYFSIVLPQLRGALAVAVLINIINVFNNLPILRIITGSIPGYQADTLMTYIFKVLQFDRRVDIASALSVVNFAIVIVIVAAYVKIVKPMKEV
- a CDS encoding carbohydrate ABC transporter permease, translated to MSTTTLNESERSALPPVKARQKRYGADQVSGRKMGLRMVIGAIVALVFLLPYGIMLVGSLKTRSEILSVPPAYFPTEGLQWSNYATMWGTPETPLPYNLISTIIIAVFATLLVLLVATPAAYYTARFRFPGKTVFLFLVIVTQMLQPAVLTAGLFREMLLLGINDTWLAMILINAAFNLSFALWIMHSFFAAIPKEIDEAAQLDGAGKLTVMFRVNLPLVWPGIVTAVIFTFVSSWNEFAASLVIMSTAENQPLSVALTKFIGQYATSWQYVFGISIVAIIPVIILFALIEKRLIGGLTAGAVK
- a CDS encoding glyoxalase superfamily protein yields the protein MDWKIEVVPIPVTDVDRAKAFYVDQVGFIADQDHQVDENVRFVQLTPPGSACSLVMGTGLTEMAPGTQKGVMIVVPNADDALRHLADNGVSARGVEEMEWGRFVYFADPDGNEWTLQELPNYS
- a CDS encoding amidohydrolase family protein, translated to MSIVITNIGELSTQDRELTVLRDAAVVFEGERISWIGAAADAPAADDRIDAQGRAGLPGWVDSHTHLVFAGDRTAEFEARMAGEDYAAGGIAVTTDATRAASDDDLTRLVLGRVAEANAGGTTYLETKTGYGLDVEHEARSARIAAGVVDEVTYLGAHLVPTGIDPDDYVRLVCGPMLDAVRPYVSWADVFCERGAFTAGQSREILAACREAGLGLRVHGNQLGHGEGVQLAVEFGAASVDHVNYLNEADIAALAGTWSGYDDGSGPRGTVAGCLPACDLSTRQPLAPGRALLDAGVQIALASNCNPGTSYTTSMAYCVTTAVLQMGLSVHEAVRAATFGGALALHRETGADDDGARAVGSLAVGHRADLQLLSAPSVTHLAYRPGVPLTHAVWKRGARIV